Proteins found in one Amycolatopsis umgeniensis genomic segment:
- a CDS encoding DNA glycosylase AlkZ-like family protein, which produces MATDKLRAWWAHRQGLDGSLHGRAAADVLERTGWMRSVGGSAPYLGLFARARLDRETVDADVARLAIHELPSARGCTYVLPSADFELGLTVGAGAPAGELAAAEKYLGVTQAEIEQLCVAVADLLEASAEPLDPAAIKDAAGAAVRNLGEAGRKRGTTTTLPLALGLLQVRGDIRRVPVNGRLDQQRYGYVRWTPSPRGGLSDMDTAQTELARRYFSWAAPASLKHFRWFSGFTAANAKKAVAPLELVPLDGTDLLMPKELADEFGGFTVPSEPSYALLAGIDGIHLLHRELLRLLDDADVERPVPGGRAGETLGGQADPPSHLIVDRGRFAGLWEFDTESNKIVYKVFGDEDAALRETVAETQEFVRDRLGDARSFSLDSPKSRASRVADLRN; this is translated from the coding sequence ATGGCGACCGACAAGCTGCGCGCGTGGTGGGCACATCGGCAAGGTCTCGACGGATCGCTGCACGGGAGGGCGGCGGCCGACGTACTGGAGCGGACCGGCTGGATGCGCTCTGTCGGCGGTTCGGCGCCCTATCTCGGGCTGTTCGCGCGAGCCCGCCTCGATCGCGAGACGGTCGACGCCGACGTCGCCCGGCTCGCCATCCACGAACTGCCCTCGGCCCGCGGCTGCACCTACGTCCTGCCTTCGGCGGATTTCGAACTCGGCCTGACCGTCGGCGCAGGGGCTCCGGCGGGTGAACTCGCGGCCGCCGAGAAGTACCTCGGCGTCACACAGGCCGAGATCGAGCAGCTGTGCGTCGCCGTCGCAGATCTGCTCGAAGCGTCGGCCGAACCGCTCGACCCGGCCGCGATCAAGGACGCCGCCGGGGCCGCGGTGCGCAACCTCGGGGAAGCGGGCCGCAAACGCGGCACCACCACGACGTTGCCGCTCGCGCTCGGCCTGCTCCAGGTGCGCGGCGACATCCGCCGGGTCCCGGTCAACGGGCGGCTGGACCAGCAGCGCTACGGCTACGTCCGCTGGACGCCGTCCCCGCGTGGCGGACTGTCCGATATGGACACCGCGCAGACCGAGCTGGCCAGGCGGTATTTCTCGTGGGCGGCCCCGGCGTCGCTCAAGCATTTCCGCTGGTTCTCCGGCTTCACCGCGGCGAACGCCAAGAAGGCCGTGGCACCGCTCGAGCTCGTACCGCTCGACGGCACCGATCTGCTGATGCCCAAGGAACTCGCGGACGAGTTCGGCGGATTCACCGTGCCGTCGGAACCGTCGTACGCGCTGCTCGCCGGGATCGACGGCATCCACCTCTTGCACCGCGAGCTGCTCCGGCTGCTCGACGACGCCGACGTCGAACGGCCGGTACCCGGTGGCCGCGCGGGGGAGACGCTGGGCGGACAGGCGGATCCGCCGAGTCACCTGATCGTCGACCGCGGCCGTTTCGCCGGCTTGTGGGAATTCGACACCGAGTCGAACAAGATCGTCTACAAGGTGTTCGGAGACGAGGACGCCGCGCTGCGCGAGACTGTCGCGGAGACCCAGGAATTCGTCCGTGACCGGCTGGGCGACGCCCGGAGCTTCAGCTTGGATTCGCCGAAGAGCCGGGCGTCGCGCGTGGCCGATCTCAGAAACTGA